The Triticum aestivum cultivar Chinese Spring chromosome 6D, IWGSC CS RefSeq v2.1, whole genome shotgun sequence genomic sequence CGTGCACTTGAAAGGAATCCTAGCGTCGAAGgaatgatgaagatattgtcactcAGTTATTTTGATCTGCCTCCTTATTTAAAAACTTGCCTCTTATACCTGAGCATGTATCTAgaagattctactattaagaagAAGGGCCTGATAAGAAGATGGATTGCTGAAGGATTCATTCATAGCGAGGGTAGATACACGGCATATGAGATAGGAGAAAGGTGTTTTAATGAACTACTCAATAGGGGTTTGATCCAAACTGGGGAGACAGATGACTATGGCAAGGTGGATAGTTGTCGAGTTCACAACATAATTCTTGATTTTATCATATCCAAGTCTATAGAAGAGAACTTCGTTACTTTACTTGGTGTTCCCATTTTGAGAACTTGGGACCAAAGCAAAGTTATTCGTCGACTCTGTCTACAAGGTGCCAAAGAAGAAAATTTAACAGTACTGACAGCAGGTCTCGTCTTGTCCCATGTCCGATCACTTATCGTGGTTGGAGGTCTTGTCAAAATCCCTTCTTTGGAGGAGTTCAGACATCTGCGTGTTCTCGACTTGATGGATTGCtccaaattggaagatcatcatcTTGAAAATATAGTGAGGTTGTTCCAGCTGAGGTACCTGAATCTCAAAGGTACAGAAATAAGCAAGCTGCCAGAACAAATCGGGCGTTTAGGGTGCTTAGAGTTTCTGGACCTAAGAGGCACTCGTGTAGGGGAATTACCTGTATCTATTGTGAATCTCAGAAAATTGATGCATCTACTTGTTGAAGTTGATGTTAAATTTCCTGATGGGATTGCGAAGATGCAAGCACTAGAGACGTTGGAAGATGTGGGGGTCTACATTCAGCTATTTGATTTCCTGTGTGGCCTTAGCCAACTAAAGAATTTGAGGAATCTGCAACTTGACCTTCGTTTTGGAGTTGATTCTGGCACTGAGGATACGGATGTGGTTGGTGAGGAGCGCAACAAAACTATGGTCTCTTCCCTGTGTAACCTAGGCACCCAGAACCTCCGCTCCCTGACTATTTATGAAGGGAGTAGCCTCTTACAAGAACCTTTGTGCTTGCCTGCCCTTGAGAAACTTATTACCTGGTCTTCAGCCATCCCGCAGGTTCCGACATGGATGAGCTTTCTCATAAACCTCCAACAGGTACGCATTCAAGTGGAGGGGGTCAAGCAGGATGATTTTTGCAAGCTTGGGGCCTTACCCAGTCTTCTCGTTCTGCACCTTGTGGAGGGAGAAACAGACTCAAACGAAAAGCTCAGAATTAGTGGTGAAGTTGGGTTCCGATTCTTGAATACTTTTATTTATGATGCATGTTCTAAACCAGTAGATCTGATGTTTGGCGCAGGGTCCATGCCCAAGCTAGAAAAaatctttttttattattttagcGCAGTTGAAGCCAACTCTCTGGGCTTTGGAATGGAGAACCTCCCCAGCCTCACTAGTGTCAGATGTCTTGGTGTTTTGGGTGATGATGGCATTTTTGAAGCCCTGAAGACTGCCATGGAGAGAGCAGTCAGCACACATCCCAACCACCCTAGTCTACGCTTTGAGGGAATTGCTTCTGCTTCTGGAGTTTAATACTCATGTCTAGCTCGATTCATCTCTCTTTTATGATACACTATTCTCTCCGTCGCGTAATGTACTATGGATAATGATACAAAATTGTAGAATTGGTTAAGACTGCTACTGTACTGCATTTTCTGTAATAATCAATCATCCGTGTTGATGGTTCAATAATATTGGGCGACCATTCGTAGTCGTCATTCTCTAGTTGCCATGCTTCTGTAGCTGTACCGGTAATGCATTTCTCCTTTGCTCTTTTATCCACCTGTATGTAGTCATCATGCTCTTAAGCAAGCTTTTGTGCCCCTGTTACTCTCTGCTTCTTCTCTATAGTTTTCTCAACAATTCGGACGTTGTTATATATGTTTGCTTACAGTTGTTTACAGTTTAATGCAAGCATGTCAACTGGTATATATTACTGTCAATTAAATCCTTATTTTACAGTTCATCTGTTAACACTTTTGCAGTGGTAACCAGATCAGTAATGGCTGATTATTGGGCACTTGAGTCTTGTGGCTGATTTTTGCTATTGGCAACTAGATGAGTCCACATTAATTCCTGCAGTAAACAATTCCAGTTCAGTCATTCAGAAAATGTGTGCTCTTTCTGAATGGGTAAACTGCCTCCAGTTCAGTCCGTCGTTTCAAGCTGTATGTATCTTGAGCTCAGGGCACAATTTCGTGGGGGCTGCAGTCTGAAAGTTTCATCATTGTGTCGGAGATCGATGTGTTGGTCGATCCATCATTGACTGCAGTGGATGTGTCGTTTCTGCAGGTGCTTATACAGTTAGTAGTGGATGTGTCGTTTCTGCAGGTGCTTATACAGTTAGTAATTTTGACGGAGAAGGTCTCGCGACTTTTGTATCTTGCATTCCTGTCGCCCAGCTCTTTGATTTGTTTCTTCAGATCTTGGATCTCCTTGCCAATCTTCATCTTCCCCAACTTCCCTAGCGTGCTTGATCTTCTCAATGAAGCCATCTGGGCATCTGGCTTAGCGTCTTTGTCACCGACGCTTTGCATGAAGTCGTCGATGGCATCCTCCATGTCGTAGGACAGCTCCCGCAGCTCATTCATCCAGACTTTATCCTGCACATCGGGATCCTCCACTTCAGACATTTTGTGGAGAAAAGCCTCCGTGGCGGCCAGCTCATGACTGAGAGACTTGATCTCTTTGCGCACACCGTTGAATCGCTTGTACTCATTGCCAAGAAGGGTGGCCAGCTTCTCCAGAACAGGTTTGAGGACCCCCGTCGCCACACTCACCAGAGCGTCTCCAAAACAATATATATTTCCCACACTCACGTATGACCACTAAAGAACGTATGACCACCAGCGATTGCAACAAAGCCCAAGTGGTAAGCACGAGTGCGACGGCTAGTACTGGTCTCGCTAGCTAGCTTGGTCCAGTCCACCTACAATTGCGGCGGCGGCAGAACCAATTCGCTCGAATGCCGGCGTTGCGGAAAGAGGAGGGGAGGAGTGCGTGACTGAGCCAGGATTTCGCAGTGGTACCATGGTGGAGTGATGTAAGGGAGAGGGGGTTGCCGCCGTTTGCCGTGCACACACTCAAGCCAATAGGCTGTTATTAAATTAGCAACAACAATTTCCCAGGAACCACCATATGCATGTTGCTCAAGCAAAAGTTGTGCCGTTCCGCGATTGTTGATTAATTAACATTACTTTAGATGCTATAGTTGTCCTCAAAGTAGTGGGGAAAGGATACTCCGCGTGCATTGATCCATGCCTAGTAGTTGCAACCCTTGTTATTGACAAAAGGAAGACGCCAGCAGCCTTCCGCGTAGTTGTTGGGTTATTTCTCAGTACCCTATTAAACTTTCTATATGTAAAGCTGGGCCAAAAGTCTTTTCCTAAGAAACAGGAAGAAGCCAGGTAGTTGCTTGGATATTTCTCCGCTGTAGATGCCAAAGGAGTGGGTGGGTGTCGGCGTATGTACTGGATCAGTGCTTACTTATAATCAAGATGCATGACAGTCATCTACGATAGAAAACAAAACATGTACTTTCtttaataaaaaaaagaaaggtaatGGATGTTATTGCTCGTATTATTAGCACGTACGCCTGCCCACTTGTCCGTGAACGAAAGTACATTTTCGTATCCTTTGTAAAACTTGACAGATTCGCGTGCCGTCATAATTAGTCATATATACTTTCAGTTCAGACCAGAATACGGCTTAGCCATCCGTTGTTGTAATACACAGTAATCTACAAGGATGCTGCATCAGACATCAGCTGTGTTTAAAATTCCCTCTTGTAATTTTttactccctctgtaccgaaatGTAGGTCGCTGGGGCAAATGTTCCGACCAGGTGAAAATGGGCAATTGGACGTTTATACCCTTAGTTTAAATTTTGAATCAGGTCGCTGGATCGTCTTCCACCTCCGCCACCGCCCCtgccctccacctccgcctccgcccccgcctccacctccgcctccgcctccgtccccgccctccacctccgcctcggcccccgcctccacctccacccacGCCGTCCTGGGGCTCCTCCTGGACGGCGCGCGCCCAGGTGATGCTCTGCTGCCGCCTGCTCGTGGAGGCGGGCTGGTGCTCTGCTGCTGTCCGCTGGTGGAGTCGAGCTGCTGCTCTGCTGCCGGCTGCTGGTGAAGGCGAGCTGGTGCCCGCACACGCCCAGGGGAGCTGCTGCCACTGAAGCACTCACCGCACACAGGAGCTGCTGCCGCTGAAGTACTCGCCGCTGCACAGGAGCTGCTGGCCTAGGTTCATCTCCTCGCCCAGTACCCGCTCTGCATCAATTTGATGATCATAAGCAATCAGATGATCATAAACTAAGACTTGCTCATATGAGTAAACAATTTGATGATCATAAACAAGAGTAATTCAAAGAAATATTTGTTGCCAATAATTCAAGACAAGAGTAATTCAAGAGATAATTGCTGCCAATGATTCGAGTGAATACTCCATCAGAATTTGTTCAAATTATTGGGATGACGACGGATAGATGACATGTAATTAACCTGGGGAGAAAAGGCCACCAATAACCATGAGTTCATGTATTGGTTTTGATCTCAGGAAGCAAGGTTTTGATTTCTTACAACATGCCACTACTCTAGGAGAAAATTTTGGTATCTCATGAAGAAATTATGAGGTTTACTCTGCTAATAGCCCTGATCTGAATGGCCTTGACCTTGGGTTCTTCAACTCGTTGCAATCTCTAACAGATTGTCTAAGCCCTAGAACGCTTCAAGATCTTATCAAGGGTGTGCTAGATGAATTTGAAAACTATGAGGTTTACAAGCTGAACAGAGTTTTCCTATCTCCACAAGCTTGCATGGTTGAAATCTTGAACCATGCAGGGGGCAATGGGTATAAAATACCCCATGCGAACAAGGAAAGGCTAGAGAACCTTGGGATGCTACCTCCAAGACTTACATGCCCTCCAGAGGTATATGCAAATGCCCTGCACAATCTTGGGATAATGGAGAGAgttgcttgttgagatgcttgtcgagatgcttgaggagttgcttgttgagatgcttgtcgagatgcttgttgagatgcttgaggagttgcttgttgagatgcttgaggagttgcttgtcgagatgcttgtcgagatgcttgaggagttgcttgttgagttgcttgtcgagatgctagttgagatgcttgaggagttgcttgttNNNNNNNNNNtactccctctgtaccgaaatGTAGGTCGCTGGGGCAAATGTTCCGACCAGGTGAAAATGGGCAAATGGACATTTATACCCTTAGTTTAAATTTTGAATCAGGTCGCTGGATCGTCTTCCACCTCCGCCACCGCCCCtgccctccacctccgcctccggccccgccctccacctccgcctccgcccccgccTCCGTCCCCGCCCTCCACCTCCGCCTCGGcccccgcctccacctccacccacGCCGTCCTGGGGCTCCTCCTGGACCGCGCGCGCCCAGGTGATGCTCTGCTGCCGCCTGCTCGTGGAGGCGAGCTGGTGCTGTGCTGCTGTCCGCTGGTGGAGTCGAGCTGCTGCTCTGCTGCCGGCTGCTGGTGAAGGCGAGCTGGTGCCCGCACGCGCCCAGGGGAGCTGCTGCCGCTGAAGCACTCACCGCACACAGGAGCTGCTGCCGCTGAAGTACTCGCCGCTGCACAGGAGCTGCTGGCCTAGGTTCATCTCCTCGCCCAGTACCCGCTCTGCATCAATTTGATGATCATAAGCAATCAGATGATCATAAACTAAGACTTGCTCATATGAGTAAACAATTTGATGATCATAAACAAGAGTAATTCAAAGAAATATTTGTTGCCAATAATTCAAGACAAGAGTAATTCAAGAGATAATTGCTGCCAATGATTCGAGTGAATACTCCATCAGAATTTGTTCAAATTATTGAGATGACGACGGATAGACGACATGTAATTAACCTGGGGAGAAAAGGCCACCAATAACCATGAGTTCATGTATTGGTTTTGATCTCAGGAAGCAAGGTTTTGATTTCTTACAACATGCCACTACTCTAGGAGAAAATTTTGGTATCTCATGAAGAAATTATGAGGTTTACTCTGCCAATAGCCCTGATCTGAATGGCCTTGACCTTGGGTTCTTCAACTCGTTGCAATCTCTAACAGATTGTCTAAGCCCTAGAACGCTTCAAGATCTTATCAAGGGTGTGCTAGATGAATTTGAAAACTATGAGGTTTACAAGCTGAACAGAGTTTTCCTATCTCCACAAGCTTGCATGGTTGAAATCTTGAACCATGCAGGGGGCAATGGGTATAAAATACCCCATGCGAACAAGGAAAGGCTAGAGAACCTTGGGATGCTACCTCCAAGACTTACATGCCCTCCAGAGGTATATGCAAATACCCTGCACAATCTTGGGATAATGGAGAGAgttgcttgttgagatgcttgtcgagatgcttgaggagttgcttgttgagatgcttgtcgagatgcttgttgagatgcttgaggagttgcttgttgagatgcttgaggagttgcttgttgagatgcttgaggagttgcttgttgagttgcttgtcgagatgctagttgagatgcttgaggagttgcttgttgagatgcctatcgagatgcttgttgagatgcttgaggagttgcttgttgagatgcttgtcgagttgcTTGTTAAGATGCTTGTGATTATTTGTGTGGAGTATGTGTAACTCCTTGTTTGTGTGGAGTATGCGTAACCCTAGAGATGTGGCTTGTGTGGAGTATATGTAACTCCTTGAGAAGAGACTTGTGTGGAGTGCATCATTTGTATGATCATTTTCGGAAACCCCATGTGAAATTACTCCATATGTTTGCAAAAGGCTTCTATGGACTGGATTTTACTCCATACATATGATCATTTTTGTTTGAAaagtttcatttaattttgtgtggaGTACATCATTTGTGTGATcatttttgtttaattaagagagaagaggagagggcactggaagagagagagagagagagagaagagaagagagggaaccGGAAGATAATCCAGTTTCATTTGATTTAGGTCTCATATTGTTGCACTATTGTAAGAACTACTCCTACTCCAAGAACTACTCCTACTCCTatttttaattaaaactaaacagcAGGTCCACATGATTCTAATTTTAATTTAAGGAAAATTCCACACGATTTTACTTGTATGGCCTATCGCGATTTTACTGAAACTACTCCTGATTTTACAGAAACTACTCCTATCATGATTTTGCTGTCATTAATATGCAAGCAACAATTAAGTTCACAATATTATGCAAGTTAACAAGCTTCAGTAGCCCAAGTTTCAGTACATAAGTTAACAGAAGCTACAGACGACAACTTTTAAAAGAAGCTACTCTGCACTCTACCTGCAGTAGATAAACAAATTGTATACAGGGAGTATGTACTGAGATTGCAGTGAAAACAAATAAGAAGAACACATTTAGTCTGATTGTGTTATTGACAATTTAAAGCATTTTTTGATACACACATTGTGAATGATGGCATGGTCTTACAGTAGCTGGAGCTTCCAAGACACTCAGGGCATTCCTCTTCAACTTCACCTCCACACCATTCTTCAGAACCTGCTTTTATGATAATATCTCAGGAATTAGAACAAGATACCACATTTGGTTGCTTGACTAGCTAATTTCTGAAAAGAAAAGTGAAGTCAAAAGACATTATTTCTTTCACTCCATTGCAATTGTCAATCATTATAGAGAACCAGCCACTAGCTAAGCAGAGTTTCAGTGGGATGCCCAAATAATAATTGGAAGCAAGAATCACTTTATAAGCAGAGTTTCAGTAGAATCTCAAGATTCATAGCAGAGTGAGAATCCAGCATCTGATATCTGGAGGATTGGTGAACACTGAACATTTGATGCAGTTACATAAATCCAAAGCTATACTAAGTTACCAGCAGTAAGAATCACTTTATAACACAGCAAAAAATTGCAGCACAAGGTAACTATTCCAAGACTGAACTTAGCGCAGTAGGTGNNNNNNNNNNTGCTTGTCGAGATGCTAgttgagatgcttgaggagttgcttgttgagatgcctgtcgagatgcttgaggagttgcttgttgagttgcttgtcgagatgctagttgagatgcttgaggagttgcttgttgAGATGCCTGTCGAGATTcttgttgagatgcttgaggagttgcttgttgagatgcttgtcgagttgcTTGTTAAGATGCTTGTGATTATTTGTGTGGAGTATGTGTAACTCCTTGTTTGTGTGGAGTATGCGTAACCCTAGAGATGTGGCTTGTGTGGAGTATATGTAACTCCTTGAGAAGAGACTTGTGTGGAGTGCATCATTTGTATGATCATTTTCGGAAACCCCATGTGAAATTACTCCATATGTTTGCAAAAGGCTTCTATGGACTGGATTTTACTCCATACATATGATCATTTTTGTTTGAAaagtttcatttaattttgtgtggaGTACATCATTTGTGTGATcatttttgtttaattaagagagaaaaggagagggcactggaagagagagagagagagagaagagaagagagggaactGGAAGATAATCCAGTTTCATTTGATTTAGGTCTCATATTGTTGCACTATTGTAAGAACTACTCCTACTCCAAgaactactcctactcctatatttAATTTAAAACTAAACAGCAGGTCCACAtgattttaattttaatttaaGGAAAATTCCACACGATTTTACTTGTATGGCCTATCGCGATTTTACTGAAACTACTCCTGATTTTACAGAAACTACTCCTATCATGATTTTGCTGTCATTAATATGCAAGCAACAATTAAGTTCACAATATTATGCAAGTTAACAAGCTTCAGTAGCCCAAGTTTCAGTACATAAGTTAACAGAAGCTACAGACGACAACTTTTAAAAGAAGCTACTCTGCACTCTACCTGCAGTAGATAAACAAATTGTATACAGGGAGTATGTACTGAGATTGCAGTGAAAACAAATAAGAAGAACACATTTAGTCTGATTGTGTTATTGACAATTTAAAGCATTTTTTGATACACATTGTGAATGATGGCATGGTCTTACAGTAGCTGGAGCTTCCAAGACACTCAGGGCATTCCTCTTCAACTTCACCTCCACACCATTCTTCAGAACCTGCTTTTATGATAATATCTCAGGAATTAGAACAAGATACCACATTTGGTTGCTTGACTAGCTAATTTCTGAAAAGAAAAGTGAAGTCAAAAGACATTATTTCTTTCACTCCATTGCAATTGTCAATCATTATAGAGAACCAGCCACTAGCTAAGCAGAGTTTCAGTGGGATGCCCAAATAATAATTGGAAGCAAGAATCACTTTATAAGCAGAGTTTCAGTAGAATCTCAAGATTCATAGCAGAGTGAGAATCCAGCATCTGATATCTGGAGGATTGGTGAACACTGAACATTTGATGCAGTTACATAAATCCAAAGCTATACTAAGTTACCAGCACTAAGAATCACTTTATAACACAGCAAAAAATTGCAGCACAAGGTAACTATTCCAAGACTGAACTTAGCGCAGTAGGTGAACCTGCCTCAGACATCATAACAGACGGGATATCACTTCAGCAAGGTCGATAACAGCCTGAATTTAGCGCAAGAAAACAAAGGTTCTTGGCACCGAAACAACCAAGACTGGATGTCCTGCTGCAATGGGGATAAGACTGGTTCTTGGCACCAAAACAAGACGAATCGCTCACCTGCAGTAATGGGACAGGAACTCCCTGTAGTCCCTGTAGTCCGACGCCGCCGCCACGGAATTGTTCGCCACTAGTGGCTCCCTGCGCTCGCCGCGGACTGACGGCATgggcagcccgcccaaggacgcgGCGGTGGCCTCCTCCCCCAGCGCCTCCCCCGGGGGCCTCCACCACCAGCAGCAGCTCCGATTCCGCCTCTTCAAGTGCCCGAGCGCCGGCGACGTCGTGCTGGGCCTGGGGATCCGGGAGAGGAGGGAGCTGGGCCGAGTCTTCTTCGCCTTCTGTAGGGGTGGAGGTAGGAGCTGGGGAGGGGTGGATCCACCGGCGCACGTAGATCGAGCGCCCGCGCGCCTCCACCGCATAGAAGCTCGTCACCGgcggaaaaaaaatcaaatttttcaGCGGCGCATACAGACTGTGACTGGAGGACGGGTGGTGGAAGAGGCCGACGACGTCgagagggagaggcagaggggAGACCGACGTCGAGGGGGAGTAGCAGAGGGGAGGCTGGCGATGGGGACGCGGGCCGCCGACGAGCGGATCTGGGAGAGTGACTGGGAGAGCGAGTGGAGCTAGCGCTGTGAGCGACTGAGCGAGCGAGCGGTGCGGACAGTGAACGAACGATGCGGGAGGGCAAATTGGGAAAGTGAAAGAATTTCGTAATGTGACGAAAATTACACTACGATCGCTTAAACGACCTACATTtcagaacagagggagtagttcataagAACTTTGTACTTAACCAGTTATACTTATACATCAATGTAAAATAACATCAGTTTAGACCATCTAATTAAGATGTTATCATGGTTCGAGTGAGGCGGAACAACTGGAAATTTCATACTAGATAAGTGTTTATACCTTTATTTGCATGTTGGCCCTATATTTTCTTTGACCTGAATTTCTTCCATTCAATAAAATGTGTTAGTTGAGactattattattttcttttcGCGATCTACATATGCATCGACCATTATATCTTCTTGTACAATAGTTTGTTCACAGTTACAAATCCACAACACTACCCTTGCAAAAAAATATCCACAACAATACAACAATAACACTTTCAAATAAAAACCCGACGGCACCAATACCAACTTTGTGTTTCATAATATACATATGTCTGACAATTATTGTTTGAAGGAAAATCACTCTAATCATCCAGTCGAGCTTCTTGTGCCATTTTTGATTAATGTGGAGGAGCATTAAAAATAATGCTTGAGCATTAATTTGAGGAAGCATTGTACTAACAGAGTTTACAACATGAAAATATGTCCGCGACAAACCGGTTCAAGCAGAGAGGCCACACCAAGGTAATTCGGCACATCAGAACTACAAATATCAGTAAGCTTCAAATGTTCTTCTACGAGGCCTATATCCCCCTCCAGACCATGAGTTCTCTAACCTCTGGCAAGTTGCCACACAAGATGACCGCCTGAATCAGGGAATGATCATGAGGACACAAACCGGTAACATCTTAATTAGGGACTGACATTCACCAAAATCTTGTTCCTTTTTAAGGAAAGCACTTAAACCTATTTAAACAACTACAGGCAGGGTTTTATGATGCAACAACTAAAGAGATGCATGAAATCTTGGGAATTAGTATTACCTGAAGTGGCATCATGTCCATTACGTAGTTAGCATCTAATGTGTGACTTTGCTGGTAGATTACGATTCACAAAGAGTAGGTTAGGACGGTTGGGATTTGCCATAGCTGCTCTCTCCATGGCAACTTTTGCAGACTCAACACCACCTTGAGCGCTTGCGTTGCCACTCACTCTGCATTCAACATATATGAGGCAGGGGAGATTCTCCAACCCGAAGTCATAGGTGTCACCAATGAGAAACTCTGTTTTGGCTAGATAAATCTTGATCCTTTCAAGCCTGGGCATAGATCCTTGTGCAAACATTAGCATCATATTATACGTAAGTTCCTCAGGAATCGGAACCCATCTCCTCCACTGACGTTGAGCTTGCCTTCTGATGATTTTGTTGTTTTTTCGAGGTCCAGAGTGAGAAGAGCAGGCAAGGTTGCAAGTATACACAGATCTGGTTGCCCAAGACTCTCCACTTCAAGGCGTAACTTCTGCAGGTTGACGAGGGAACCCACCCACTCTGGAACATGAGGAACTGCGGAACGCCAGGTAATTAGCTTCTCGAGGCTACGCAGAGCAGGGTACCATGGTTCCAGTAAGAAGCCACCGCCATGCCAGATAGTTACAGAACGAAGGTTCTGCGTGCCGAGGTTGCAGAGAGATTGGTATGCAATGAAACTCTTGCTGCACTCCTTGGTAACCCCAACTACTGGAACATCAAACAGATCAAGGTATATCTTCCTCAGATTCTTCAGCTGCCCAAGTTCTTGGAGAAAGTTCAATGACTGACCGAGGGCTTCGACCTGTTTCAATATCTCCAATGCTTGCATTTTCAAAACTCCACCAGGAAATGTCACACCATTGTCAACAAGTAGATAGACCAAGCTACTGAGATTGACAATTGCTCTCGGCAATTCACGTACATTGGTGTCTCTTAGGTCCAACATGTCAAGGTATTGTAGATGCTTGATTTGTTCTGGAAGCTCACTTACCCCAAGGTGCCTGAGGTTCAAGTACTTTAAATGAAACAACCTCCCTATATTTACTAGATGATGGTTTTCCAATTGACAACATCCACCAAAGTCTAGAACACGCAAATGCATGAACTCATCTAGAGAAGGGATTTCCATGGAATCCGCAAACACATTTAAAGATCGGACATGCGACAATATTAGATCCTTTGGTAGTAACAATTTCCTTTGGTTGCCGACTTGGAGAGACAGACGACGAACTTTCCTCTGCGTCCCAGCAGCTATTCCGGGAAGACCGACAAAAGTGACAAAGTTCTCTTCGACGGACTTGGATATGATGAAATCAAGAATTGTGTCATGAACTCGAAATCTCATCGTCCTATCATATCTATCGGACTCCACGGGTTGGATCAAACTCCTTTTGATGAGCTCATTGAAACATCTTTCTCCTAATTCATATACCATGTACCTGCCTTCCTTCCGAATGAATCCTTCAACAATCCATCTCCTTATGACAACTTTCTTCTCAATAATAGAATCCTCTGGAAATATACTCAGATATAAAAGACAGGTTTTTAGATGAGGAGGGAGATCAAAGTAACTGAGTGATAATATGTTCATCATTCTTTCCACACTAGAATTCCTTTC encodes the following:
- the LOC123142809 gene encoding uncharacterized protein, producing MDMMPLQEQDFGECRLSDRSVIFVTLRNSFTFPICPPASFVHCPHRSLAQSLTALAPLALPVTLPDPLVGGPRPHRQPPLCYSPSTSVSPLPLPLDVVGLFHHPSSSHSLYAPLKNLIFFPPVTSFYAVEARGRSIYVRRWIHPSPAPTSTPTEGEEDSAQLPPLPDPQAQHDVAGARALEEAESELLLVVEAPGGGAGGGGHRRVLGRAAHAVSPRRAQGATSGEQFRGGGVGLQGLQGVPVPLLQVLKNGVEVKLKRNALSVLEAPATSGYWARR